A section of the Virgibacillus sp. NKC19-3 genome encodes:
- a CDS encoding type B 50S ribosomal protein L31: MKKDIHPEYRKVVFLDTSSDFKFLTGSTQNSDETIEWEDGNTYPLIRVEISSDSHPFYTGKQKADKVGGRVDRFKKKYNMK, translated from the coding sequence ATGAAAAAGGACATTCATCCCGAGTATAGAAAAGTAGTATTTTTGGATACTAGTTCAGATTTTAAATTCTTAACCGGTTCAACACAAAATTCAGACGAAACCATTGAATGGGAAGATGGCAACACGTATCCATTAATCCGTGTTGAAATCAGTTCAGATTCACACCCATTCTACACAGGTAAACAAAAAGCGGACAAAGTCGGCGGACGTGTAGACCGATTCAAGAAGAAATATAATATGAAATAA
- the rho gene encoding transcription termination factor Rho: protein MATLTISQLETLTLKEIYALAKEYKISYYAKLTKKELIFAILKGQAEQDGFLFMDGVLEIIPSEGFGFLRPINYSPSAEDIYISASQIRRFDLRNGDKVSGKVRPPKENERYYGLLHVDAVNGMDPDTSKERVHFPALTPLYPDRLMNLETDSKRLSTRIMDLMTPVGFGQRGLIVAPPKAGKTMLLKEIANSISENHPDAKLIILLVDERPEEVTDIERSVSSDVDVVSSTFDEVPESHIKVSELVLERAMRLVEHKRDVIVLMDSITRLARAYNLVIPPSGRTLSGGIDPAAFHRPKRFFGAARNIEEGGSFTVLATALVDTGSRMDDVIYEEFKGTGNMELHLDRNLAERRIFPAIDILRSSTRKEELLVDKGQLDKMWAIRKTMQDSHDFLERFLRRLKASNTNEEFFQLMDEEMKRKGTKR, encoded by the coding sequence ATGGCTACATTAACAATCTCTCAATTAGAGACATTAACACTAAAAGAAATTTATGCGTTAGCGAAGGAATATAAAATATCCTATTACGCAAAATTAACGAAAAAAGAACTTATATTTGCTATTTTAAAAGGACAGGCAGAACAAGATGGCTTCTTATTTATGGATGGTGTATTGGAGATTATCCCCTCAGAGGGATTTGGCTTTCTAAGACCCATTAATTATTCCCCGAGCGCAGAAGATATTTACATTTCCGCTTCGCAAATTCGCAGGTTTGACCTCAGGAATGGGGATAAAGTATCTGGAAAGGTTCGTCCACCGAAGGAAAATGAGCGTTATTATGGTTTGCTGCATGTTGACGCGGTAAACGGCATGGACCCGGATACATCCAAAGAACGTGTTCATTTTCCGGCACTGACCCCACTGTATCCGGATCGATTGATGAATTTGGAAACAGATTCAAAAAGGCTCTCTACCCGCATTATGGATCTAATGACTCCGGTTGGATTCGGTCAACGTGGGCTTATTGTTGCACCACCAAAAGCTGGTAAAACAATGCTATTAAAAGAAATCGCAAACAGTATTTCAGAAAATCACCCGGACGCCAAATTAATTATCTTGTTGGTGGATGAGCGCCCTGAGGAAGTAACAGATATTGAGCGTTCTGTATCTTCTGATGTAGATGTTGTCAGTTCCACTTTTGATGAAGTTCCTGAAAGTCATATTAAGGTTTCGGAGCTTGTATTGGAAAGAGCCATGCGTTTAGTTGAGCACAAACGTGATGTGATTGTGTTGATGGACAGTATTACAAGGCTCGCACGTGCATATAACCTAGTGATTCCGCCAAGCGGCCGTACACTATCCGGTGGTATCGACCCGGCAGCATTTCACCGTCCGAAGCGATTTTTCGGTGCTGCAAGAAACATCGAGGAAGGCGGAAGCTTCACTGTTCTTGCTACAGCTTTAGTCGATACAGGCTCTCGTATGGATGATGTTATATATGAGGAGTTCAAGGGTACCGGAAACATGGAGCTACATCTTGACCGCAATTTGGCAGAGCGCCGAATTTTTCCTGCGATCGATATTCTGCGTTCCAGTACGCGAAAAGAAGAATTGCTTGTTGATAAAGGTCAGCTTGATAAAATGTGGGCCATCCGCAAAACCATGCAAGATTCCCACGATTTCCTCGAACGCTTCCTAAGAAGATTGAAAGCATCCAACACAAATGAGGAATTTTTCCAATTAATGGATGAGGAAATGAAGCGCAAAGGAACGAAGAGATAG
- the glpX gene encoding class II fructose-bisphosphatase: protein MERSLTMELVRVTEAAAQKSARWMGRGKKEEADDAATTAMRDVFDTIPMQGTVVIGEGERDEAPMLYIGEELGTGAGPGVDVAVDPLEGTDIVAQGSWNALAVIAIADRGALLHAPDVYMQKIAVGPESVGKIDINAPVYDNLQAVAHAKNKNIEDVVATVLDRPRHAKLIEEIRATGSRIKLIPAGDVAAAMNTAFDDTGVDILLGTGGAPEGVLAAAALKCLGGEIQGKLAPANDEEKARCTKMGITDLNKVFYMDDLCSGDDAIFAATGVTDGELLQGVQFKGSKATTETIVMRAKSGTVRFIDGKHSLQKKPDLVMKS from the coding sequence ATGGAAAGAAGTTTGACGATGGAATTAGTTCGTGTGACAGAGGCTGCCGCACAAAAATCAGCTCGCTGGATGGGAAGAGGTAAGAAGGAAGAAGCAGATGATGCAGCAACTACAGCGATGCGTGATGTCTTTGATACCATTCCCATGCAAGGGACGGTTGTAATTGGGGAAGGCGAGAGAGACGAAGCCCCAATGCTTTATATCGGCGAGGAACTTGGTACCGGAGCGGGCCCGGGAGTAGATGTAGCCGTCGATCCACTGGAAGGTACGGATATTGTTGCGCAAGGCTCCTGGAATGCACTCGCTGTTATTGCTATTGCGGATAGGGGAGCACTGTTGCATGCGCCGGATGTGTATATGCAAAAAATTGCAGTAGGCCCGGAATCGGTAGGTAAAATTGATATAAATGCCCCTGTTTATGACAATTTACAAGCAGTTGCCCATGCAAAAAATAAAAATATAGAAGATGTGGTTGCAACTGTTTTGGATCGCCCGCGTCATGCGAAATTGATTGAGGAAATTCGTGCAACCGGCTCCCGAATTAAGTTAATCCCAGCTGGGGATGTAGCAGCGGCAATGAATACAGCTTTTGATGATACCGGAGTGGATATTTTGCTTGGAACTGGCGGCGCCCCGGAAGGTGTACTTGCTGCGGCAGCGCTAAAATGTTTAGGTGGAGAAATTCAAGGGAAATTAGCTCCGGCCAATGACGAGGAAAAGGCACGCTGCACTAAAATGGGCATTACAGACTTAAACAAAGTATTCTACATGGATGACCTTTGCAGTGGGGATGACGCTATTTTCGCTGCAACAGGCGTAACAGATGGGGAGCTCTTGCAAGGTGTTCAGTTTAAAGGATCAAAGGCAACAACGGAAACTATTGTTATGCGGGCAAAAAGCGGCACGGTCCGTTTCATTGATGGCAAACATAGTCTACAGAAAAAGCCTGACCTTGTTATGAAATCCTAA